A region from the Amycolatopsis camponoti genome encodes:
- a CDS encoding DUF3107 domain-containing protein, protein MEVKIGIKDTPRELVVSSGQSPEEVEKLVAEALTAGDGLFRISDEKGRKYIVPSDRIAYVEIAPSDVRKVGFGVGD, encoded by the coding sequence GTGGAGGTCAAGATCGGCATCAAGGACACGCCGCGCGAGCTGGTGGTGTCCAGTGGCCAGTCTCCCGAAGAGGTGGAGAAGCTGGTCGCCGAGGCCCTGACGGCCGGTGACGGGCTCTTCCGCATCAGCGACGAGAAGGGGCGCAAGTACATCGTCCCGTCCGACCGCATCGCGTACGTCGAGATCGCCCCGTCCGACGTCCGCAAGGTCGGGTTCGGCGTCGGCGACTGA
- a CDS encoding pyridoxamine 5'-phosphate oxidase family protein translates to MTTVEPMASDVADLVRNTLSAHKSMFLATSGSDGPWVGGVYFAESGPFTLNLVLEDRGRTLAAVRENPVVSVVVSTGSPMQPFLQAQALAEVVPADDDALVRDLLVAKVPEAGPFLAAPVTAVRLSVRKWRATDIPNGWLPGRELPGPLPGPRHP, encoded by the coding sequence ATGACCACTGTCGAGCCGATGGCGAGCGACGTGGCGGATCTCGTGCGGAACACCCTCTCCGCGCACAAGTCGATGTTCCTCGCGACCTCGGGCAGCGACGGCCCGTGGGTCGGAGGCGTGTATTTCGCCGAGAGCGGACCGTTCACGCTGAACCTCGTCCTCGAGGACCGGGGCCGGACCCTGGCCGCGGTCCGCGAGAACCCGGTCGTCTCGGTGGTGGTGTCGACGGGCTCGCCGATGCAGCCGTTCCTGCAGGCCCAGGCGCTGGCCGAGGTCGTCCCGGCCGACGACGACGCGCTGGTGCGCGACCTGCTCGTCGCGAAGGTGCCCGAGGCGGGGCCGTTCCTGGCCGCCCCGGTCACCGCGGTGCGCCTGAGCGTCCGCAAGTGGCGCGCGACGGACATCCCGAACGGCTGGCTGCCCGGGCGTGAGCTGCCGGGCCCGCTGCCCGGCCCGCGCCACCCCTGA
- a CDS encoding DUF4873 domain-containing protein, with product MSEHDEDGYSGPATLEVDGVSLSTTVELRGYFQPIDGFYRWYGRVAVNDELTRLAGGKKKAVSIQAGAYSATGELSDPDPWGRYRITGTSTPPFHVPTTLEELNA from the coding sequence ATGAGCGAGCACGACGAAGACGGCTACAGCGGTCCGGCGACGCTGGAGGTCGACGGCGTGTCGCTGTCGACGACGGTGGAGCTGCGCGGCTACTTCCAGCCGATCGACGGCTTCTACCGCTGGTACGGCCGGGTCGCGGTGAACGACGAGCTGACTCGCCTGGCCGGCGGCAAGAAGAAGGCCGTCTCGATCCAGGCCGGCGCGTATTCGGCCACCGGGGAGCTGTCGGACCCGGACCCGTGGGGGCGGTACCGGATCACCGGCACGAGCACGCCGCCGTTCCACGTCCCCACGACGCTCGAAGAGCTCAACGCCTAG
- a CDS encoding TetR/AcrR family transcriptional regulator, which yields MSPVIERVKRSGKPSRSSSRDEEATGDARRDRWRKHRIARRKEFVEAALRALDTHGPDLGMEDVAAEAGVTKPVLYRHFDDKADLYVALGQRGTEILFERLIPAINAELAPVPRIRMALDAFFTVIEEHPNLYRLLAHGRPEKPVSSDVVAEDKELIATALTALLGDYMRMFNMDSGAAEPWAHGIVGMVQNTGEWWLDRRSMGRDAVVEYLTQIIWAAIDGLTRQHGVVIDPNQPLEANKVVQLGRAESESLEETS from the coding sequence ATGAGCCCCGTGATCGAACGTGTCAAGCGCTCCGGCAAGCCGTCCAGGTCGTCCTCGCGCGACGAGGAGGCGACCGGCGACGCCCGCCGCGACCGCTGGCGCAAGCACCGGATCGCGCGGCGCAAGGAGTTCGTCGAGGCCGCGCTGCGGGCGCTCGACACGCACGGCCCTGACCTCGGCATGGAGGACGTCGCCGCGGAGGCGGGCGTCACGAAACCCGTGCTGTACCGGCACTTCGACGACAAGGCCGACCTCTACGTGGCCCTCGGCCAGCGCGGCACGGAGATCCTCTTCGAGCGGCTGATCCCGGCGATCAACGCCGAGCTCGCGCCGGTCCCGCGGATCCGGATGGCCCTCGACGCGTTCTTCACGGTGATCGAGGAGCACCCGAACCTGTACCGGCTGCTGGCGCACGGGCGGCCGGAGAAACCGGTGTCGTCGGACGTCGTGGCCGAGGACAAGGAACTGATCGCGACGGCGCTGACCGCGCTGCTGGGCGACTACATGCGGATGTTCAACATGGACTCCGGCGCGGCCGAGCCGTGGGCGCACGGGATCGTCGGCATGGTCCAGAACACCGGCGAGTGGTGGCTCGACCGCCGCTCGATGGGCCGCGACGCGGTGGTCGAGTACCTGACGCAGATCATCTGGGCGGCCATCGACGGGCTGACCCGCCAGCACGGCGTGGTCATCGACCCGAACCAGCCCCTGGAAGCCAACAAGGTGGTCCAGCTGGGCCGCGCGGAGTCCGAGTCGTTGGAGGAGACGTCATGA
- a CDS encoding AurF N-oxygenase family protein yields MTRTLKEPDREKTANRLLKSSANKFYDPDVDIDWAAPLVEGKRFILDERSSLYGTELWDKLTPEQRIELGKHEVASVATTGLWFEILLMQMLLKEVYEQDPTSAHAQFALTEIADECRHSTMFARMASRIGCPAYGPVPWLRKLAKLMPTISYGPARYGAILVAEEVLDRLQREQMNDDGVQPLVRMVNRIHVLEEARHVTFAREEVTRGMAKLSKAEIGYQQFVIALISYFVTRAFINPNVYKAVGIRPRDGVEAALNNPHWQGTIAWAGEKIMPFLEESGLVGLPGKYFWRKSFLLPAGR; encoded by the coding sequence ATGACGCGGACGCTGAAGGAACCGGATCGCGAGAAGACCGCGAACCGCCTGCTCAAGTCGTCGGCGAACAAGTTCTACGACCCCGACGTCGACATCGACTGGGCGGCCCCGCTCGTCGAAGGCAAGCGGTTCATCCTCGACGAGCGCTCCTCGCTCTACGGCACCGAACTCTGGGACAAGCTGACCCCCGAGCAGCGCATCGAGCTGGGCAAGCACGAGGTCGCGAGCGTCGCCACCACGGGACTGTGGTTCGAGATCCTCCTGATGCAGATGCTGCTCAAGGAGGTCTACGAGCAGGACCCGACGTCCGCGCACGCGCAGTTCGCGCTGACCGAGATCGCCGACGAGTGCCGGCACTCGACGATGTTCGCGCGGATGGCGTCGCGGATCGGCTGCCCCGCCTACGGCCCGGTGCCGTGGCTGCGGAAGCTGGCGAAGCTGATGCCGACGATCTCCTACGGCCCGGCGCGCTACGGCGCGATCCTGGTGGCCGAGGAGGTCCTGGATCGGCTGCAGCGCGAGCAGATGAACGACGACGGCGTCCAGCCGCTGGTCCGGATGGTCAACCGGATCCACGTGCTGGAGGAGGCGCGGCACGTCACCTTCGCCCGCGAAGAAGTCACGCGCGGCATGGCGAAGCTGTCGAAGGCCGAGATCGGCTACCAGCAGTTCGTCATCGCGCTCATCTCGTACTTCGTGACGCGGGCGTTCATCAACCCGAACGTCTACAAGGCGGTCGGCATCCGGCCGCGCGACGGCGTCGAGGCGGCGCTGAACAACCCGCACTGGCAGGGGACGATCGCCTGGGCCGGGGAGAAGATCATGCCGTTCCTGGAGGAGTCCGGCCTGGTCGGGCTGCCCGGGAAGTACTTCTGGCGCAAGTCCTTCCTGCTCCCGGCGGGCCGATGA
- a CDS encoding alpha/beta fold hydrolase, translating into MTTASRLRDPSIGHRFVASDGAALHLSTSGPADSAVTLVLVHGWTQDHRTWDFVLPHLDPGVRVLRYDLRGHGGSAHARRGSATIARLADDLAEIIADRVPEGPLVLAGHSMGGMTLMVLAERHPALVRERLAGAAFVATSSGDMDQLTLGFPGLVGRGVTRFEPRVARLLARLKADTLRLRPTMVRSGARRLVFGDRPGRAQVDSVVEQLLSAHPASAGMFLDAIAAHRGVGGLGALCDVPSVVLAGEKDRLCPLAHAKVIADELPHAEFVRFPGAGHMLPQERPFEVARRISALVRVAATR; encoded by the coding sequence ATGACGACCGCGTCGCGGCTGCGGGACCCGTCGATCGGGCACCGGTTCGTCGCGAGCGACGGCGCCGCGCTGCACCTTTCGACGTCCGGGCCGGCCGATTCGGCGGTGACGCTGGTGCTGGTGCACGGCTGGACGCAGGACCACCGGACGTGGGACTTCGTGCTGCCGCACCTCGACCCCGGCGTGCGCGTCCTCCGCTACGACCTGCGCGGCCACGGCGGCTCGGCGCACGCCCGGCGGGGCTCGGCGACGATCGCGCGGCTCGCCGACGACCTGGCCGAGATCATCGCCGATCGCGTCCCGGAGGGGCCGCTGGTGCTGGCCGGGCACTCGATGGGCGGCATGACGCTGATGGTGCTCGCCGAACGGCACCCGGCCCTCGTCCGGGAGCGGCTGGCGGGGGCGGCGTTCGTCGCGACGTCGTCCGGCGACATGGACCAGCTGACGCTCGGCTTTCCGGGCCTGGTCGGCCGGGGTGTGACGCGCTTCGAGCCCCGGGTGGCCCGGCTGCTCGCCCGGCTCAAGGCGGACACCCTGCGGCTGCGGCCGACGATGGTTCGCTCGGGCGCCCGGCGGCTCGTCTTCGGTGACCGGCCGGGGCGGGCGCAGGTGGACAGCGTCGTCGAGCAGCTGCTCAGCGCGCATCCGGCGAGCGCGGGGATGTTCCTGGACGCGATCGCGGCCCACCGCGGCGTCGGCGGGCTGGGCGCGCTGTGCGACGTCCCGTCGGTGGTGCTGGCGGGGGAGAAGGACCGGCTCTGCCCGCTCGCGCACGCGAAGGTGATCGCGGACGAGCTGCCGCACGCGGAGTTCGTCCGATTCCCGGGCGCCGGTCACATGCTGCCGCAGGAGCGTCCGTTCGAGGTCGCCCGCAGGATCTCCGCGCTGGTCCGGGTGGCCGCCACCCGCTGA
- a CDS encoding TetR/AcrR family transcriptional regulator, with protein MTEMTRLQQRGVRLPRTERRAQLLAAAQRVFAENGYHAAAMDEIAEVAGVSKPVLYQHFPGKLDLYIALLESHVDELVKRVQTALDSTTENRQRVPATVGAFFDFVSNDAGAFRMVFESDLRGEPAVQEAVDRATSASVDAITETITADAGLDEDKARLLAVGLVGMSQVSARFWLQHHQSMSREEAVALTANLAWRGIGGGFPLKDS; from the coding sequence ATGACGGAGATGACGCGGCTGCAGCAGCGCGGGGTGCGCCTGCCCCGGACGGAACGGCGGGCCCAGCTCCTCGCCGCGGCGCAGCGGGTCTTCGCCGAGAACGGCTACCACGCCGCCGCGATGGACGAGATCGCCGAAGTGGCCGGTGTCAGCAAGCCGGTGCTCTACCAGCACTTCCCCGGCAAGCTCGATCTCTACATCGCGCTGCTGGAGAGCCACGTCGACGAGCTGGTCAAGCGCGTGCAGACGGCACTGGACTCGACGACGGAGAACCGTCAGCGCGTCCCGGCGACGGTCGGCGCGTTCTTCGACTTCGTCAGCAACGACGCGGGTGCGTTCCGGATGGTGTTCGAGTCCGACCTGCGCGGCGAGCCGGCGGTCCAGGAAGCGGTCGACCGCGCGACGTCGGCGAGCGTGGACGCGATCACGGAGACGATCACGGCGGACGCGGGCCTCGACGAGGACAAGGCGCGGCTGCTGGCCGTGGGCCTGGTGGGGATGAGCCAGGTCAGCGCCCGGTTCTGGCTGCAGCACCACCAGTCGATGAGCCGCGAGGAAGCGGTGGCGCTGACGGCCAACCTGGCGTGGCGCGGCATCGGCGGCGGCTTCCCGCTCAAGGACTCCTGA
- a CDS encoding alpha/beta fold hydrolase, whose protein sequence is MYALPSVGHPGFVNAAVTTRVPLTHVPLSTRGLPALEPILPPWPATFEEVGTARLHVRRTPGPDGVPAVYVHGLGGSSTNWTDLAALLAPVAGGTAPDLPGFGYSEPEEGFDFSLQAHAEVVARHIEDVGAPVHLLGNSMGGAIALLIAERRPELVKTLTLISPAMPDRRLDPRRLSDPRMALAYLPLVGARVRAQLAALGPRERAAQVIKLCFADPSRFPASRLDELAEEHGARAGFAWAGPAMARSTFAIFRAWSTLGKASLWSSAPRVKAPTLVVWGREDRVISVRRALRTARVIPKARLLVLPRTGHVAQMERPIVVAKAVLGMWEHVEAGTW, encoded by the coding sequence ATGTATGCCTTGCCAAGTGTCGGGCATCCTGGGTTCGTGAACGCCGCCGTGACGACGCGGGTGCCCCTCACCCACGTGCCCCTGTCGACCAGGGGATTACCCGCACTGGAACCGATACTCCCGCCCTGGCCGGCGACTTTCGAAGAAGTCGGGACGGCTCGCCTGCACGTCCGCCGCACGCCGGGTCCGGACGGCGTGCCCGCGGTGTACGTCCACGGTCTCGGCGGTTCGTCGACGAACTGGACCGACCTGGCCGCGCTGCTCGCGCCGGTCGCCGGCGGCACCGCGCCCGACCTGCCCGGCTTCGGCTACTCGGAGCCCGAGGAAGGCTTCGACTTCAGCCTCCAGGCGCACGCCGAGGTCGTCGCACGGCACATCGAGGACGTCGGCGCGCCGGTGCACCTGCTCGGCAACTCCATGGGCGGCGCCATCGCCCTGCTCATCGCCGAACGCCGACCCGAGCTGGTCAAGACCCTGACGCTCATCTCGCCCGCGATGCCGGACCGCCGCCTCGACCCGCGACGGCTGTCGGACCCGCGGATGGCGCTGGCGTACCTGCCGCTGGTCGGCGCGCGGGTGCGGGCGCAGCTGGCCGCCCTCGGCCCGCGCGAACGCGCCGCGCAGGTGATCAAGCTGTGCTTCGCCGACCCCTCGCGCTTCCCGGCGAGCCGGCTGGACGAGCTGGCCGAGGAGCACGGCGCCCGCGCCGGGTTCGCCTGGGCCGGGCCCGCGATGGCGCGGAGCACGTTCGCGATCTTCCGGGCCTGGTCGACGCTCGGAAAAGCCTCCCTGTGGTCGTCGGCGCCGCGGGTGAAGGCGCCGACGCTGGTGGTCTGGGGCCGCGAGGACCGGGTCATCTCCGTGCGACGCGCCCTGCGGACGGCCCGGGTGATCCCGAAGGCCCGGCTGCTCGTCCTGCCGCGGACGGGTCACGTGGCGCAGATGGAGCGCCCGATCGTCGTGGCGAAGGCCGTGCTCGGCATGTGGGAGCACGTCGAAGCCGGGACCTGGTAG
- a CDS encoding DUF3152 domain-containing protein, whose product MDRVKHDARGEDRRAPHRASARRTPEPENPPRNGQYRPGGQPAQRVGEDRYRPGGRRTSAEPLSASWKPHVETPREKPEPPKAGLAKFTKTYGWRVYALPILVVLTVLVVFNTANSPAEPIAEQGTPAGVESAGGDAAGGAIDGNGEQAIPENPATPVDLKVPTAELPDGGPFTQAGAGKWHVVPGTGPKVGNGKLYTYTIEVEDGIDPASYAGDDAFASAVQGTLSDPAKGWTWDGKIAFQRVDANFPNPTFRVSLTTPETTHRPDACGFQIKFEASCYRKSLGRVLINLARWVRGAKAYGADMTGYRQYAINHEVGHALGNQHVGCGGNDQPAPVMMQQSFGVNDDYVSMLNDIPGGDKGKVAKDGRICKTNSWPNPTP is encoded by the coding sequence GTGGACCGGGTGAAGCACGACGCGCGAGGCGAAGATCGGCGGGCTCCCCACCGTGCCTCGGCCCGCCGCACCCCGGAGCCCGAAAACCCCCCGCGCAACGGCCAGTACCGCCCCGGCGGGCAGCCGGCTCAGCGCGTCGGCGAGGACCGCTACCGCCCGGGCGGGCGGCGGACCAGCGCCGAGCCGCTGAGCGCCTCCTGGAAGCCGCACGTCGAGACCCCGCGCGAGAAGCCGGAGCCGCCGAAGGCCGGCCTCGCGAAGTTCACCAAGACCTACGGCTGGCGCGTCTACGCCCTGCCGATCCTCGTCGTGCTGACCGTGCTCGTCGTCTTCAACACCGCGAACAGCCCGGCCGAGCCGATCGCCGAGCAGGGGACGCCGGCCGGCGTCGAGTCGGCGGGCGGGGACGCGGCGGGCGGCGCGATCGACGGCAACGGCGAGCAGGCCATCCCGGAGAACCCGGCCACGCCCGTCGACCTCAAGGTGCCGACCGCCGAGCTGCCCGACGGCGGCCCGTTCACGCAGGCGGGCGCCGGCAAGTGGCACGTGGTGCCGGGCACCGGCCCGAAGGTCGGCAACGGGAAGCTGTACACGTACACGATCGAGGTCGAGGACGGCATCGACCCGGCGAGCTACGCCGGCGACGACGCCTTCGCCTCGGCCGTCCAGGGCACGCTGTCCGACCCGGCGAAGGGCTGGACCTGGGACGGCAAGATCGCGTTCCAGCGCGTGGACGCCAACTTCCCGAACCCGACGTTCAGGGTGAGCCTCACCACGCCGGAGACCACCCACCGGCCGGACGCCTGCGGGTTCCAGATCAAGTTCGAGGCCTCCTGCTACCGCAAGAGCCTCGGCCGCGTGCTGATCAACCTGGCCCGCTGGGTGCGCGGCGCGAAGGCGTACGGCGCCGACATGACCGGGTACCGGCAGTACGCCATCAACCACGAGGTCGGGCACGCCCTGGGCAACCAGCACGTCGGCTGCGGTGGCAACGACCAGCCCGCGCCGGTGATGATGCAGCAGTCGTTCGGCGTCAACGACGACTACGTCTCGATGCTCAACGACATCCCCGGCGGCGACAAGGGCAAGGTGGCCAAGGACGGCCGCATCTGCAAGACCAACTCCTGGCCGAACCCCACGCCGTAG
- the moeZ gene encoding adenylyltransferase/sulfurtransferase MoeZ, with protein sequence MSALPPLVEPAAELTKEEVARYSRHLIIPDVGVVGQKRLKNAKVLVIGAGGLGSPALLYLAAAGVGTLGIVDFDVVDESNLQRQVIHGQSDVGKLKAASAQESIAEINPLVKVYLHTDRLDSSNALEIFEQYDLIVDGTDNFATRYLVNDAAVLLGKPYVWGSIFRFEGQVSVFWEDAPNGKGLNYRDLYPEPPPPGMVPSCAEGGVLGVLCASIGSIMVTEAIKLITGIGETLLGRLISYDALEMKYREVKIRKDPETPKITELIDYEAFCGVVSDEAAQAATGSTITPAELKAKFDSGENFALIDVREPHEYEIVNIKGATLIPKDRILSGEALAELPQDKPIVLHCKSGARSAEALAALHAAGFKDATHLGGGVLAWAKQIDPSLPTY encoded by the coding sequence ATGTCAGCACTGCCGCCGCTCGTCGAGCCGGCTGCCGAGCTCACCAAGGAAGAGGTGGCCCGGTACAGCCGTCACCTGATCATCCCGGATGTCGGGGTGGTCGGGCAGAAGCGGCTGAAGAACGCGAAGGTCCTGGTGATCGGGGCCGGCGGCCTCGGCAGCCCCGCTCTGCTGTACCTGGCCGCGGCCGGGGTCGGCACGCTCGGCATCGTCGACTTCGACGTCGTCGACGAGTCGAACCTGCAGCGCCAGGTCATCCACGGCCAGTCCGACGTCGGCAAGCTCAAGGCCGCGTCCGCGCAGGAGTCGATCGCCGAGATCAACCCGCTGGTCAAGGTGTACCTGCACACCGACCGCCTGGACTCGTCGAACGCGCTCGAGATCTTCGAGCAGTACGACCTGATCGTCGACGGCACCGACAACTTCGCCACGCGCTACCTGGTGAACGACGCCGCGGTGCTGCTGGGCAAGCCGTACGTCTGGGGCTCGATCTTCCGGTTCGAGGGCCAGGTCAGCGTGTTCTGGGAGGACGCGCCGAACGGCAAGGGCCTCAACTACCGCGACCTCTACCCGGAGCCGCCGCCCCCGGGCATGGTCCCCTCCTGCGCCGAGGGTGGCGTGCTGGGCGTGCTGTGCGCGTCGATCGGCTCGATCATGGTGACCGAGGCGATCAAGCTCATCACCGGCATCGGCGAGACGCTGCTCGGGCGGCTCATCAGCTACGACGCGCTGGAGATGAAGTACCGCGAGGTCAAGATCCGCAAGGATCCGGAGACCCCGAAGATCACCGAGCTGATCGACTACGAGGCGTTCTGCGGCGTGGTGTCCGACGAGGCCGCCCAGGCCGCGACGGGCAGCACGATCACACCCGCCGAGCTCAAGGCCAAGTTCGACAGCGGCGAGAACTTCGCCCTGATCGACGTCCGCGAGCCGCACGAGTACGAGATCGTCAACATCAAGGGCGCGACGCTGATCCCGAAGGACCGGATCCTCTCGGGCGAGGCGCTGGCCGAGCTGCCGCAGGACAAGCCGATCGTCCTGCACTGCAAGTCGGGCGCGCGGTCCGCGGAGGCGCTCGCCGCGCTGCACGCGGCCGGGTTCAAGGACGCGACGCACCTCGGCGGCGGTGTGCTGGCCTGGGCCAAGCAGATCGACCCGAGCCTGCCGACCTACTGA
- a CDS encoding TIGR02569 family protein gives MRTTLERPPAHVCAAFGGLDDGSEPMPDSTAWRCGDLVFKPVTDKARTLWTARALDYIHEPGLRVAKPVRSSDGRWIVGGWTASRFVAGTPEHRGDASVLAAVKLHRATIGLPRPDFIAGRRDIDAVADRVAWEELEVPLEETKGGRWFEVLAGARRPIKLPLQVAHGELLAGLLFDGDEAPGLVDFVPYYRPGEYGAAIVAVDALAWGGAKRELLERWAHLPEWPQLLLRAVLFRLASNALNPRSTRAALDGLRAAAREVSGVL, from the coding sequence GTGCGGACAACCCTCGAACGTCCTCCGGCGCACGTCTGCGCGGCCTTCGGCGGCCTCGACGACGGCAGTGAACCGATGCCGGATTCGACGGCGTGGCGCTGCGGCGACCTCGTGTTCAAGCCGGTCACGGACAAGGCCAGGACGCTGTGGACGGCCCGCGCCCTCGACTACATCCACGAGCCGGGCCTGCGCGTGGCGAAGCCGGTCCGCTCCAGCGACGGCCGCTGGATCGTCGGCGGCTGGACGGCGTCCCGCTTCGTGGCGGGCACGCCCGAGCACCGCGGCGACGCGTCGGTGCTGGCGGCGGTGAAGCTGCACCGCGCGACCATCGGCCTGCCCCGGCCGGACTTCATCGCCGGCCGTCGTGACATCGACGCCGTCGCCGACCGCGTCGCGTGGGAAGAGCTCGAGGTCCCGCTCGAAGAGACGAAGGGCGGCCGCTGGTTCGAGGTCCTCGCCGGCGCCCGCCGCCCGATCAAGCTGCCGCTGCAGGTGGCCCACGGCGAGCTGCTGGCCGGCCTGCTGTTCGACGGCGACGAGGCTCCCGGCCTCGTCGACTTCGTCCCGTACTACCGCCCGGGCGAGTACGGCGCGGCGATCGTCGCGGTGGACGCCCTGGCCTGGGGCGGCGCGAAGCGGGAGCTGCTCGAGCGGTGGGCCCACCTGCCGGAGTGGCCGCAGCTGCTGCTGCGCGCGGTCCTGTTCCGGCTGGCGTCGAACGCGCTGAACCCGAGGTCCACCCGCGCGGCTCTCGACGGCCTTCGCGCGGCGGCTCGCGAAGTCAGCGGTGTGCTCTGA
- a CDS encoding molybdopterin oxidoreductase family protein yields MPQVDTHCPYCALQCGMRLDGVRVTPRDFPVNAGGLCQKGWTAGALLTSPRRLTTPMIRVDGALEPVSWDFALDFVARKLAELKEQHGPDAVAVFGGGGLTNEKAYLLGKFARVALGTSQIDYNGRFCMSSAAAAGIKAFGADRGMPFPVTDLKNADVVLLAGANPAETMPPFVQHLRGADLIVVDPRRTPTAESAGLHLAPAPGTDLALALGILHAVVEGGHLDRSYVDARTNEFGEAWRIAATWWPERAERVTGVPAADMRLAAAKLANARNAYILTARGTEQHATGTANVGGWINLALSLGLPGREGSGYGCLTGQGNGQGGREHGQKADQLPGYRKLDDPAAREYVAGVWGVDPDSLPGPGRSATELLDALGTDEGPKALMVFGSNVVVSAPRSGRVQDRLSALDFLVVADFVLSETAALADVVLPVTQWAEEDGTLTNLEGRVLLRRKAIDAPPGVRSDLDVLNGLALRLGKAGFPADPETVFEELRIASKGGVADYSGVSYDRLRDGEALHWPVPADDHPGTPRMFLDAFAHPDGRARFAPVEYSGPAELPDEEFPLQATTGRVLQHYQSGAQTRLIKELDDVVPEAFVEVHPDTAKRAGLEEGDPARIRSRRGETVAKVRFVQSLKPDLVFLPFHFPGEQRANLFTNPALDPVSRMPEFKVCAVSLSTVDGAA; encoded by the coding sequence GTGCCGCAGGTCGACACCCACTGCCCGTACTGCGCGCTGCAGTGCGGGATGCGCCTCGACGGCGTCCGCGTGACGCCGCGGGACTTCCCGGTGAACGCCGGCGGCCTGTGCCAGAAGGGCTGGACCGCCGGGGCGCTCCTCACCTCGCCGCGGCGGCTGACCACCCCGATGATCCGGGTCGACGGCGCGCTCGAGCCGGTCAGCTGGGACTTCGCCCTCGACTTCGTCGCGCGCAAGCTCGCCGAGCTGAAAGAACAGCACGGCCCCGACGCCGTCGCGGTCTTCGGCGGCGGCGGGCTGACCAACGAGAAGGCCTACCTGCTCGGCAAGTTCGCCCGGGTCGCGCTCGGCACGTCGCAGATCGACTACAACGGCCGGTTCTGCATGTCCTCGGCCGCCGCCGCGGGGATCAAGGCCTTCGGGGCCGACCGCGGGATGCCGTTCCCCGTCACGGATCTCAAGAACGCCGACGTCGTGCTGCTCGCCGGGGCCAACCCGGCCGAGACGATGCCGCCGTTCGTCCAGCACCTGCGCGGCGCCGACCTGATCGTCGTCGACCCGCGGCGCACCCCGACCGCCGAGTCGGCGGGCCTCCACCTCGCTCCCGCGCCAGGCACGGATCTCGCGCTGGCGCTGGGGATCCTGCACGCCGTCGTCGAAGGCGGTCACCTCGATCGATCCTATGTGGACGCACGCACGAACGAGTTCGGAGAAGCCTGGCGGATCGCGGCGACGTGGTGGCCGGAACGCGCCGAGCGCGTCACCGGCGTCCCGGCGGCCGACATGCGCCTCGCCGCCGCGAAGCTCGCCAATGCCCGCAACGCCTACATCCTCACCGCCCGCGGCACCGAGCAGCACGCCACCGGGACCGCGAACGTCGGCGGCTGGATCAACCTCGCGCTCTCGCTGGGCCTGCCCGGACGTGAAGGTTCCGGCTACGGCTGCCTCACCGGCCAGGGCAACGGTCAAGGCGGCCGCGAGCACGGTCAGAAGGCCGACCAGCTGCCCGGCTACCGCAAGCTCGACGACCCGGCCGCGCGCGAGTACGTCGCCGGCGTCTGGGGCGTCGACCCGGACAGCCTGCCCGGGCCCGGCCGCTCGGCCACCGAGCTGCTGGACGCGCTGGGCACCGACGAGGGCCCGAAGGCGCTGATGGTGTTCGGCAGCAACGTCGTCGTCTCGGCGCCGCGCTCGGGACGGGTCCAAGATCGACTGTCCGCGTTGGACTTCCTGGTCGTCGCCGACTTCGTGCTGTCGGAGACGGCCGCGCTGGCCGACGTCGTCCTCCCGGTCACGCAGTGGGCCGAGGAAGACGGCACGCTCACCAACCTGGAAGGCCGCGTCCTGTTGCGGCGCAAGGCGATCGACGCGCCCCCGGGTGTCCGGTCCGACTTGGACGTCCTCAACGGACTCGCGCTACGGCTGGGCAAGGCGGGCTTCCCCGCCGACCCCGAGACCGTGTTCGAAGAACTGCGGATCGCGTCCAAGGGCGGCGTCGCCGACTACTCCGGCGTGAGCTACGACCGGCTGCGCGACGGCGAGGCCCTGCACTGGCCGGTGCCCGCGGATGACCACCCCGGAACCCCGCGGATGTTCCTCGACGCGTTCGCTCACCCGGACGGTCGCGCGCGGTTCGCGCCGGTCGAGTACTCCGGCCCGGCCGAGCTGCCGGACGAGGAGTTCCCGCTGCAGGCCACCACCGGCCGCGTGCTGCAGCACTACCAGTCGGGCGCGCAGACGCGGCTGATCAAGGAACTCGACGATGTCGTCCCCGAAGCATTCGTCGAGGTTCACCCCGATACGGCCAAGCGGGCCGGTCTCGAGGAAGGCGATCCCGCGAGAATCCGCTCACGCCGTGGCGAGACGGTCGCCAAGGTGCGCTTCGTGCAGTCGTTGAAGCCCGATCTCGTGTTCCTGCCGTTCCACTTCCCCGGTGAGCAGCGCGCGAACCTGTTCACCAACCCGGCGCTCGACCCGGTCAGCCGGATGCCGGAGTTCAAGGTGTGTGCCGTTTCTCTGTCTACTGTGGATGGTGCCGCATGA